A region from the Kribbella shirazensis genome encodes:
- a CDS encoding RNA polymerase sigma factor: MIDLVRAAQRGDTRAMNELLDELTPYVGRICGPIALDDGPDAAQEALIAIFRGLRGLENPAALRGWARAIAVREAVRVARRAQRQQPAELTDVPAADDPQLVVDVQDVLRRLSPEHRAVLVLRDLEGMDEQTAAEVLDVPAGTAKSRLHRARASFRKAWRS; the protein is encoded by the coding sequence ATGATCGACCTCGTGCGCGCTGCCCAGCGTGGGGACACGCGAGCGATGAACGAGCTGCTCGACGAGTTGACGCCGTACGTCGGGAGGATCTGCGGGCCGATCGCGCTCGACGACGGACCGGACGCGGCGCAGGAGGCGCTGATCGCGATCTTCCGTGGGTTGCGCGGGCTGGAGAATCCGGCGGCGCTCCGCGGCTGGGCGCGCGCGATCGCCGTCCGCGAGGCGGTCCGGGTCGCACGCCGGGCGCAGCGGCAGCAACCGGCCGAGCTCACGGACGTGCCGGCCGCGGACGATCCGCAGCTGGTGGTCGACGTACAGGACGTGCTCAGGCGGCTGTCGCCGGAGCACCGCGCGGTCCTGGTACTGCGGGACCTCGAAGGAATGGACGAACAGACGGCAGCCGAGGTGCTGGACGTTCCGGCGGGTACGGCGAAGTCCCGGCTGCACCGTGCGCGGGCGAGCTTCCGGAAGGCGTGGAGATCATGA
- a CDS encoding SGNH/GDSL hydrolase family protein, which produces MLLLRRGVRERTTPIGALHHAIMRWGEAERTSSRLAIQRWVDGVAYVDVQARTYAEYWRQQNAVALSADGPLWVVLGDSTAQGLGASSPLHGYVGQVLNALRRKGTPWRVLNLSRSGAQTRHVLEDQLPLLDGLTPSLVTCGIGNNDILATPPKRFRDHLRQVIDRLPTSSVVMDLTVPDRFWRIGGAVSPYVSGINQLISTTATSRGLPVAEVSKYARPPWRGMLAPDAFHPNNLGYRRHADALLAALPPRVLTA; this is translated from the coding sequence ATGTTGTTGCTGCGTCGAGGGGTCCGGGAACGGACGACGCCGATCGGTGCGCTGCACCACGCGATCATGCGCTGGGGCGAGGCGGAGCGGACCAGCTCCCGCCTCGCGATCCAGCGCTGGGTGGACGGCGTGGCGTACGTCGACGTCCAAGCGCGTACGTACGCGGAGTACTGGAGGCAGCAGAACGCTGTCGCCCTGTCCGCGGACGGACCGCTCTGGGTCGTCCTGGGCGACTCGACGGCACAGGGGCTGGGCGCGTCGTCACCGCTGCACGGGTACGTCGGCCAGGTGCTGAACGCACTGCGGCGCAAGGGGACGCCGTGGCGGGTGCTGAACCTGTCGCGGTCCGGTGCGCAGACACGACATGTGCTGGAGGACCAACTGCCGTTGCTGGACGGTTTGACGCCTTCTCTCGTCACCTGCGGAATCGGCAACAACGACATCCTCGCCACGCCGCCGAAGCGTTTCCGCGACCACCTCCGTCAGGTGATCGATCGACTGCCCACCTCGTCCGTGGTGATGGACCTGACCGTCCCTGACCGTTTCTGGCGCATCGGTGGAGCTGTGAGCCCGTACGTGTCCGGCATCAACCAGCTGATCAGCACCACAGCCACGTCCCGCGGCCTCCCGGTCGCAGAGGTCTCGAAGTACGCCCGCCCACCCTGGCGCGGCATGCTCGCACCAGACGCCTTCCACCCCAACAACCTCGGCTACCGCCGCCACGCCGACGCCCTCCTCGCAGCACTCCCACCCCGCGTCCTCACAGCCTGA
- the glgX gene encoding glycogen debranching protein GlgX: MSTETGLRPGAVVQTDGTTFTLWAPAAERVELALIADDGSQRNLDLTHTGEFWTGFVPGVGAGQRYGYRVHGPFDPSHGLRFNPSKLVLDPYARAIDGSLDFTSPLIYDSSDGDSAGHVPVGVVVADSAPPPPISSPVHWGETVVYELHTKGFTKLHPDVPEHQRGTYAGLAHPSVIRYLSDLGVTSVELLPIHHFLTEPAIAARGLPNYWGYNTLGFFAPHAPYSSSGSRGEQVAEFKAMVAAFHAAGIEVILDVVYNHTAEGGFDGPTLSFRGIDNRAYYRLAHGHHHGAAMYDVTGTGNSIDTSHPQVRRLVMDSLRYWVEEMGVDGFRFDLAVTLVRNDRHEVDIPDHPFLAEVAADPVLGRVKLIAEPWDVGPFGYQVGNFGPPWSEWNGKFRDSVRDVWRNTSDGVKDLAYRLSGSSDLYGDDGRYPFASINFVTAHDGFTLRDLVSYDHKHNEANHEDNRDGTDDNRSWNCGVEGETDDEHVIALRKRQMANLMSTLILSTGVPMITAGDECGRTQHGNNNAYCQDSEISWFDWSLPAAWSDHLELTKKLLALRAAHPALRQWHYFSGQPDVPGGRKDLSWIAPHGGEMTDADWFDGNLRTIGMFLRGDALRATDAEGNALTDSSFLLALNATPETRNVVVPDASWAPAYEVVLDTSNSMVTEVEAGATVPLAPRCLVLLRAL, encoded by the coding sequence CTGTCGACGGAGACCGGTCTGCGTCCTGGCGCAGTGGTCCAGACCGATGGGACCACCTTCACACTGTGGGCCCCGGCCGCGGAACGGGTCGAGCTCGCGCTGATCGCCGACGACGGCAGCCAGCGCAACCTGGACCTCACGCACACCGGTGAGTTCTGGACCGGGTTCGTGCCGGGCGTCGGCGCCGGCCAGCGGTACGGGTACCGCGTGCACGGCCCGTTCGACCCGTCGCACGGACTGCGGTTCAACCCGTCGAAGCTGGTGCTCGACCCGTACGCACGGGCCATCGACGGCTCGCTGGACTTCACCAGCCCGCTCATCTACGACTCCTCCGACGGCGACTCGGCCGGGCACGTCCCGGTCGGTGTGGTGGTCGCGGACTCCGCGCCGCCGCCTCCGATCAGCAGTCCGGTGCACTGGGGCGAGACGGTCGTCTACGAGCTCCACACGAAGGGGTTCACCAAGCTGCATCCCGACGTACCCGAGCACCAGCGCGGGACGTACGCCGGGCTCGCGCATCCGTCGGTGATCAGGTATCTGTCCGACCTCGGCGTCACGTCGGTCGAACTGCTGCCGATCCACCACTTCCTCACCGAACCGGCGATCGCGGCGCGCGGCCTGCCGAACTACTGGGGCTACAACACGCTCGGGTTCTTCGCCCCGCACGCGCCGTACTCCTCCTCCGGCTCGCGCGGTGAGCAGGTGGCCGAGTTCAAGGCGATGGTCGCCGCGTTCCATGCCGCGGGCATCGAAGTGATCCTGGACGTGGTCTACAACCACACCGCCGAGGGCGGCTTCGACGGGCCGACGCTGAGCTTCCGCGGCATCGACAACCGCGCGTACTACCGGCTCGCCCACGGTCACCACCACGGGGCCGCGATGTACGACGTGACCGGCACCGGCAACTCGATCGACACCTCGCATCCGCAGGTACGCCGGCTCGTGATGGACTCACTGCGCTACTGGGTCGAGGAGATGGGCGTCGACGGGTTCCGGTTCGACCTGGCCGTGACGCTGGTGCGCAACGACCGGCACGAGGTCGACATCCCGGACCATCCGTTCCTGGCCGAGGTCGCGGCGGACCCGGTGCTCGGCCGGGTGAAGCTGATCGCCGAGCCGTGGGACGTCGGCCCGTTCGGGTACCAGGTCGGCAACTTCGGGCCGCCGTGGTCGGAGTGGAACGGCAAGTTCCGCGACAGCGTGCGCGACGTCTGGCGGAACACCTCCGACGGTGTGAAGGACCTCGCGTACCGGCTGTCCGGTTCGAGCGACCTGTACGGCGACGACGGGCGCTACCCGTTCGCGTCGATCAACTTCGTCACCGCGCACGACGGGTTCACACTGCGGGACCTGGTCAGCTACGACCACAAGCACAACGAGGCGAACCACGAGGACAACCGGGACGGCACCGATGACAACCGGTCCTGGAACTGCGGCGTCGAGGGCGAAACCGACGACGAGCACGTGATCGCGCTGCGCAAGCGGCAGATGGCGAACCTGATGTCCACGCTGATCCTGTCCACCGGCGTACCGATGATCACCGCCGGGGACGAATGCGGGCGGACGCAGCACGGCAACAACAACGCGTACTGCCAGGACAGCGAGATCTCCTGGTTCGACTGGTCGTTGCCGGCCGCTTGGTCCGATCACCTGGAGCTGACCAAGAAGCTGCTGGCGTTGCGGGCCGCTCACCCCGCGCTGCGGCAGTGGCACTACTTCTCCGGGCAGCCCGACGTACCCGGTGGCCGTAAGGACCTGTCCTGGATCGCACCGCACGGTGGCGAGATGACCGACGCTGACTGGTTCGACGGGAACCTGCGGACGATCGGGATGTTCCTGCGCGGTGACGCGTTGCGGGCCACCGACGCGGAGGGCAACGCGTTGACCGACAGCTCGTTCCTGTTGGCGTTGAACGCGACACCCGAGACCCGGAACGTCGTCGTACCGGACGCGTCGTGGGCACCGGCGTACGAGGTCGTGCTGGACACCAGCAACAGCATGGTGACCGAGGTGGAGGCCGGTGCGACCGTGCCGCTCGCACCGCGCTGCCTGGTGCTGCTGCGCGCACTCTGA
- a CDS encoding Gfo/Idh/MocA family protein, whose protein sequence is MSEELAGLTVGLIGAGNISRIHAASWKAVGARVLVYSLEGAEELAEQYGLEVVQSLDGVLAEAEFVDIVTPSATHKEIALAAIAAGRNVICEKPLTLTAADSHEVIDAAAAAGVQLYPAHVVRFFPAYKAAYDAIQAGRIGEVAVARFYRQASSPAGAGWYRDVAHSGGVIMDLMVHDLDQARWLCGEVTTVYAVQNPPTVDGISPVNVAAHVTLTHESGAISHCRATWGATGTTFQTGFSVAGSTGVLKFTSDGGTGYKEELQNGGAAGDLLIPESSLGESPYLTQLREFAIGLRGGAQPRVLGTDGATAVYLAEAARASMESGQPIDMKTFVSTGAVA, encoded by the coding sequence ATGTCGGAAGAGTTGGCCGGTCTGACCGTAGGTCTGATCGGCGCGGGCAACATCTCACGCATCCATGCCGCGTCCTGGAAGGCCGTCGGCGCTCGCGTCCTGGTCTATTCCCTCGAAGGCGCGGAGGAGCTGGCGGAGCAGTACGGGCTGGAGGTCGTCCAGTCGCTGGACGGCGTGCTGGCCGAGGCCGAGTTCGTCGACATCGTCACACCGTCGGCAACGCACAAGGAGATCGCGCTGGCCGCGATCGCGGCGGGCAGGAACGTGATCTGCGAGAAGCCGCTGACGCTCACCGCGGCCGACTCGCACGAGGTGATCGACGCGGCCGCGGCGGCCGGCGTCCAGTTGTACCCGGCGCATGTCGTGCGGTTCTTCCCGGCGTACAAGGCGGCGTACGACGCGATCCAGGCCGGGCGGATCGGTGAGGTCGCGGTGGCGCGGTTCTACCGGCAGGCGTCCTCGCCGGCCGGTGCGGGCTGGTACCGCGACGTGGCGCACTCCGGCGGCGTGATCATGGACCTGATGGTGCACGACCTCGACCAGGCGCGCTGGCTGTGCGGCGAGGTCACCACGGTGTACGCCGTACAGAACCCGCCGACCGTGGACGGCATCAGCCCGGTCAACGTGGCGGCGCACGTGACGCTCACGCACGAGTCCGGTGCGATCAGTCACTGCCGCGCGACCTGGGGAGCGACCGGTACGACGTTCCAGACCGGCTTCTCGGTCGCGGGATCGACCGGCGTCCTGAAGTTCACCTCCGACGGCGGCACGGGTTACAAGGAGGAGCTGCAGAACGGCGGTGCCGCCGGCGACCTGCTGATTCCGGAGTCGTCGCTGGGGGAGAGCCCCTACCTCACGCAGTTGCGGGAGTTCGCGATCGGTCTGCGCGGCGGGGCGCAGCCGCGGGTCCTCGGGACCGACGGTGCGACCGCGGTCTACCTGGCCGAGGCGGCGCGCGCGTCGATGGAGTCGGGTCAGCCGATCGACATGAAGACCTTCGTCTCGACGGGAGCAGTGGCATGA
- a CDS encoding Gfo/Idh/MocA family protein, protein MTLKVAIASFAHVHAGSYAHLLASMPDIDVLSADPDGAAAPDPGPRGAAFAEQFGIPYVDSYDELFAWGPDAVVVTSENAGHRALVERAAAVGAHVLCEKPLATEVADGEAMLAACEAAGTILMIAYPVRFAPEYAQLRANVEAGRLGEVFAILGTNNGKIPHAARQWFTDAKLAGGGALVDHTVHCADLIDGLTGGASATRVYAAANRILHQDKGVEVETGGLVTINYDNGLLATIDCSWSVPDNGATWGGVSLQVTGTNGSVEIEPFLPHVGGTDASGEVFLPIGGNLDESLLDTFLDAVRTSGPAKPGQAPAVVPQPDGAVGLRTLKIVDAARRSAASGQAVDL, encoded by the coding sequence ATGACTTTGAAGGTCGCGATCGCGTCGTTCGCGCACGTGCACGCCGGTTCGTACGCGCATCTGCTCGCGTCGATGCCCGACATCGACGTACTGTCCGCCGACCCCGACGGTGCCGCGGCGCCGGACCCGGGCCCGCGGGGTGCGGCGTTCGCCGAGCAGTTCGGCATCCCGTACGTCGACTCGTACGACGAACTGTTCGCCTGGGGACCCGACGCGGTGGTGGTGACGTCCGAGAACGCGGGCCATCGCGCCCTCGTCGAGCGGGCCGCCGCCGTCGGTGCACATGTGCTGTGCGAGAAGCCGCTGGCCACCGAGGTCGCGGACGGTGAGGCGATGCTCGCCGCCTGCGAGGCGGCCGGGACGATCCTGATGATCGCGTACCCGGTCCGGTTCGCGCCGGAGTACGCGCAGCTGCGGGCCAACGTCGAAGCCGGCCGGCTCGGCGAGGTGTTCGCGATCCTGGGGACGAACAACGGGAAGATCCCGCATGCCGCCCGGCAGTGGTTCACCGACGCGAAGCTGGCCGGTGGCGGCGCGCTCGTCGACCACACCGTGCACTGCGCGGACCTGATCGACGGTCTGACCGGTGGCGCGTCCGCGACGCGGGTGTACGCCGCGGCGAACCGCATCCTGCACCAGGACAAGGGTGTCGAGGTGGAGACCGGTGGGCTCGTGACGATCAACTACGACAACGGGCTGCTGGCAACGATCGACTGCTCGTGGAGCGTGCCGGACAACGGTGCGACGTGGGGCGGGGTGTCGCTGCAGGTGACCGGCACCAACGGGTCGGTGGAGATCGAGCCGTTCCTGCCGCACGTGGGTGGCACGGACGCTTCCGGCGAGGTCTTCCTCCCGATCGGCGGCAACCTGGACGAGTCGCTGCTCGACACGTTCCTGGACGCCGTCCGCACCTCGGGTCCGGCGAAGCCGGGTCAGGCCCCGGCCGTCGTACCCCAACCGGACGGCGCCGTCGGCCTCCGCACCCTGAAGATCGTCGACGCCGCCCGCCGCTCCGCGGCATCAGGCCAAGCGGTCGATCTTTAG
- a CDS encoding enoyl-CoA hydratase/isomerase family protein gives MGEFVNLTVSEGVGTIRLDRPKMNALNVQVQEEIRAAALEATANDDVRAVVIYGGERVFAAGADIKEMADMSYADMAKRSGPLQSSLSAVAAIPKPTVAAITGYALGGGCELALCADYRIAAEDAKLGQPEILLGIIPGAGGTQRLSRLVGPSKAKDLIYTGRFVDAAESLAIGLVDKVVPAAEVYDTAVAWASQFSRGAAMALRAAKEAIDTGLGVDLTTGLEIERQQFAALFATEDRAIGMKSFVENGPGKAEFKGK, from the coding sequence ATGGGCGAGTTCGTCAACCTCACCGTGAGTGAAGGTGTCGGCACGATCCGGCTGGACCGGCCGAAGATGAACGCGCTGAACGTGCAGGTCCAGGAGGAGATCCGGGCCGCCGCGCTCGAGGCGACGGCGAACGACGACGTCCGCGCGGTGGTGATCTACGGCGGCGAGCGGGTGTTCGCGGCCGGCGCGGACATCAAGGAGATGGCGGACATGTCGTACGCCGACATGGCCAAGCGCTCCGGCCCGCTGCAGTCGTCGCTGTCCGCGGTCGCGGCGATCCCGAAGCCGACCGTCGCCGCGATCACCGGGTACGCGCTCGGCGGTGGCTGTGAGCTCGCGCTCTGCGCCGACTACCGGATCGCCGCCGAAGACGCCAAGCTCGGCCAGCCGGAGATCCTGCTCGGCATCATCCCGGGAGCCGGCGGCACCCAGCGGCTGTCCCGGCTGGTCGGCCCGTCGAAGGCCAAGGACCTGATCTACACCGGCCGCTTCGTCGACGCCGCAGAGTCGCTCGCCATCGGCCTGGTCGACAAGGTCGTGCCGGCGGCCGAGGTGTACGACACGGCCGTGGCCTGGGCCTCGCAGTTCTCCCGCGGCGCCGCGATGGCGCTGCGGGCCGCCAAGGAGGCGATCGACACGGGCCTGGGCGTCGACCTGACCACCGGGCTGGAGATCGAGCGGCAGCAGTTCGCCGCGCTGTTCGCCACCGAGGACCGCGCCATCGGGATGAAGTCCTTCGTCGAGAACGGCCCCGGCAAGGCCGAGTTCAAGGGAAAGTAA
- a CDS encoding class I SAM-dependent methyltransferase has product MSATSKPAASAEEVEAAWNDNKLAQVLYHDWEASTYDEKWSISYDERCVDYARDRFTAIAGTSGWPYGKTLEIGAGTGFFTLNLKLAGVLDEAHVTDLSPGMVEAAKKNAKTLGFAVEGRVADAEKLPYDDDTFDLVIGHAVIHHIPDVELAFREMLRVLKPGGRFVICGEPTRYGDFVARRLSRFTWWATTNVTKLPALAHWRRPQEELDESSRAAALEAVVDLHTFDPDTLARTATRAGAADVKTVTEELLAAWVGWPIRTFEAAVPEQKLGFGWRMFAYKSWLQLSKVDKALSAVVPDELYYNVSITGVAQ; this is encoded by the coding sequence ATGTCTGCAACCTCGAAGCCCGCTGCCTCCGCTGAAGAGGTCGAGGCGGCCTGGAACGACAACAAGCTCGCCCAGGTGCTGTACCACGACTGGGAAGCCTCGACGTACGACGAGAAGTGGTCGATCTCGTACGACGAGCGCTGCGTCGACTACGCCCGGGACCGCTTCACCGCGATCGCCGGGACCAGCGGCTGGCCGTACGGGAAGACGCTCGAGATCGGCGCCGGCACCGGCTTCTTCACCTTGAACCTCAAGCTGGCCGGCGTCCTCGACGAGGCGCACGTCACCGACCTCTCGCCGGGCATGGTCGAGGCCGCGAAGAAGAACGCGAAGACGCTCGGGTTCGCGGTCGAGGGCCGGGTCGCGGACGCGGAGAAGCTCCCGTACGACGACGACACGTTCGACCTCGTCATCGGGCACGCGGTCATCCACCACATCCCGGATGTGGAGCTGGCGTTCCGCGAGATGCTGCGCGTGCTCAAGCCGGGCGGGCGGTTCGTGATCTGCGGCGAGCCCACGCGGTACGGCGATTTCGTGGCCCGGCGACTGTCGCGGTTCACCTGGTGGGCGACCACCAACGTGACCAAGCTGCCCGCGCTGGCGCACTGGCGGCGGCCGCAGGAAGAGCTCGACGAATCGTCCCGGGCGGCCGCGCTCGAGGCGGTCGTGGACCTGCACACGTTCGACCCGGACACGCTGGCGCGGACAGCGACCCGTGCTGGCGCCGCGGACGTGAAGACGGTGACGGAGGAGCTGCTGGCGGCGTGGGTCGGGTGGCCGATCCGGACGTTCGAGGCCGCCGTACCGGAGCAGAAGCTCGGGTTCGGCTGGCGGATGTTCGCGTACAAGTCGTGGCTGCAGCTGTCCAAGGTGGACAAGGCGCTGTCGGCCGTCGTACCGGACGAGCTGTACTACAACGTCTCCATTACCGGGGTCGCGCAGTAG
- a CDS encoding acyltransferase, whose protein sequence is MRLLSVANLRWVVRHRAWTPYYLKRYWRFAWFKLRHPQVITEGFVFLGKHLEIVARPGHGRIILGKWVHLGDETRLRAHEGTLRIGDKVVFARDVTVNCYLDVEIGASTLIADWTYICDFDHKTEDLGLPIKDQGLVKSPVRIGPDCWLATKVTVTRGADIGRGAVIGANSVARGNIPPYAIAAGVPAKVLADRATRYAEDAERREYLAGLAEANARTAARLRSGEPPAEAPATDSPVAPVPPLEDPAEASRSVAPGDAGGDGVEAGGEKETPEGFSSYSPVGHYGPHVRSDAHDRTSDRFGDRMSIGEEK, encoded by the coding sequence ATGCGGTTGCTGTCCGTGGCGAATCTGCGCTGGGTGGTGCGCCATCGGGCGTGGACGCCGTACTACCTGAAGCGCTACTGGCGGTTCGCCTGGTTCAAGCTGCGCCACCCGCAGGTGATCACCGAGGGGTTCGTGTTCCTCGGCAAGCACCTGGAGATCGTGGCGCGGCCCGGGCACGGACGGATCATCCTCGGCAAGTGGGTGCACCTCGGTGACGAGACCCGGCTGCGCGCGCACGAGGGGACGCTGCGGATCGGCGACAAGGTGGTGTTCGCCCGCGACGTCACGGTGAACTGCTACCTGGACGTGGAGATCGGCGCGTCCACGTTGATCGCGGACTGGACGTACATCTGCGACTTCGACCACAAGACCGAGGACCTGGGACTGCCGATCAAGGACCAGGGCCTGGTGAAGTCGCCCGTCCGGATCGGTCCCGACTGCTGGCTGGCCACCAAGGTGACGGTCACCCGGGGCGCCGACATCGGCCGCGGGGCGGTGATCGGCGCCAACAGCGTTGCCCGCGGCAACATCCCGCCGTACGCGATCGCGGCCGGCGTCCCGGCCAAGGTGCTCGCGGATCGTGCCACGCGGTACGCCGAGGACGCCGAGCGGCGCGAGTACCTGGCCGGACTGGCCGAGGCCAACGCGCGGACCGCCGCCCGTCTCCGCTCCGGCGAACCACCTGCCGAGGCTCCTGCGACCGACTCGCCTGTCGCACCTGTTCCGCCTCTGGAAGACCCGGCTGAGGCCTCCCGGAGCGTGGCGCCGGGGGATGCGGGTGGTGATGGGGTAGAAGCAGGTGGTGAAAAAGAGACTCCCGAGGGGTTCTCAAGTTACTCACCAGTCGGGCACTATGGCCCCCACGTCCGGTCGGACGCCCACGACCGGACCAGCGACCGCTTCGGCGATCGGATGAGCATCGGAGAGGAGAAGTAG
- a CDS encoding class I SAM-dependent methyltransferase encodes MDDPEAEFPQVMTLTGERTAPGIWHENYWFARHDAAYRWITAQLPIERTSRILDAGCGEGYGAELLRLAGASSVTGLDYEDTTLRHVRRVYPQVNVVRGNLVQTPFADRAFATVTSLQTIEHLWEQPRFVAECARILAPGGTLVLSTPNRLTFPSGNWYHTRELTAAEFAELLAPHFVITQALGLHHGARLTAWEKQYGSCVDAQLSAEHDQWDDNLAGLVRSTTYADFEIRPGSLDESLDLILVATAG; translated from the coding sequence ATGGATGATCCCGAGGCCGAGTTTCCGCAGGTCATGACGCTAACTGGCGAGAGAACGGCACCTGGAATTTGGCACGAGAACTACTGGTTCGCGCGCCACGACGCCGCCTACCGCTGGATCACGGCCCAGCTGCCGATCGAGCGGACCAGCCGGATCCTCGACGCCGGCTGCGGCGAGGGGTACGGCGCGGAGCTGCTCCGGCTGGCCGGGGCGAGCTCCGTGACCGGTCTCGACTATGAAGATACGACGTTGCGGCACGTCCGCCGGGTTTATCCACAGGTCAATGTCGTGCGCGGCAACCTGGTCCAGACACCCTTTGCGGACAGGGCTTTCGCGACCGTCACCTCGTTGCAGACGATCGAGCACCTGTGGGAGCAACCGCGGTTCGTCGCCGAATGCGCGCGCATCCTCGCGCCGGGCGGCACCCTCGTCCTCAGTACGCCGAACCGCCTGACCTTCCCGAGCGGGAACTGGTACCACACCCGCGAGCTGACGGCCGCCGAGTTCGCCGAGCTGCTCGCTCCGCATTTCGTGATCACCCAGGCGCTCGGACTCCACCACGGCGCACGCCTGACCGCCTGGGAGAAGCAGTACGGCTCCTGTGTGGACGCGCAGCTCTCCGCCGAGCACGACCAGTGGGACGACAACCTGGCCGGGCTCGTGCGGAGTACGACGTACGCCGACTTCGAGATCCGCCCGGGCAGCCTGGACGAATCCCTCGATCTGATCCTGGTCGCTACGGCCGGATGA
- a CDS encoding tyrosine-type recombinase/integrase, translating into MAELLDDVAASWIRDLRAADRSPRTIKQYMLAVNQFRDWLVEHDREPTVDGLTKHAIATWLGDLADAGREPATLQIRYKGLHRFVRWLVAEDELEKDPMAGIEPATVKPKPVPLVTDGDVTKLLRTCEGKSYDDRRDQAILRVLFDCGIRISECAGLELADVDLKHHDVVRVHGKGDVERAVPFGAKTGRALDRFLRARRDHRLADTTDALWLGIRGGLTADGVEYALKKRVRQAGIEHIHAHQFRHGFAHSWLVQGGQERDLKRLMGWKSDSMLERYGSSAADERARAAFKRMRLGDRL; encoded by the coding sequence ATGGCAGAACTCTTGGACGACGTCGCCGCGTCTTGGATCCGCGATCTACGCGCCGCCGACAGGTCGCCGCGCACGATCAAGCAGTACATGCTGGCCGTGAATCAGTTCCGGGACTGGCTCGTCGAGCACGACCGGGAGCCGACCGTTGACGGGCTGACCAAGCACGCGATCGCGACCTGGCTCGGCGACCTCGCCGACGCCGGCCGGGAACCCGCGACGCTGCAGATCCGCTACAAGGGCCTGCACCGGTTCGTCCGCTGGCTCGTCGCTGAAGATGAGCTCGAAAAGGACCCGATGGCAGGCATCGAGCCCGCGACGGTGAAGCCGAAGCCGGTACCGCTCGTCACCGACGGCGACGTGACCAAGCTGCTCCGCACGTGCGAGGGCAAGAGCTACGATGACCGCCGCGACCAGGCGATCTTGCGGGTGCTGTTCGACTGCGGCATCCGGATCAGCGAGTGCGCCGGTCTTGAGCTCGCCGACGTCGACCTCAAGCACCACGATGTCGTACGGGTCCACGGAAAGGGCGACGTCGAGCGCGCGGTGCCGTTCGGCGCGAAGACCGGCCGCGCGCTGGATCGCTTCCTGCGGGCCCGCCGTGATCACCGCCTGGCCGACACGACGGATGCGCTGTGGCTCGGCATCCGCGGCGGCCTCACCGCGGACGGCGTCGAGTACGCGCTCAAGAAGCGGGTGCGGCAGGCGGGGATCGAGCACATCCATGCGCACCAGTTCCGGCACGGCTTCGCGCACAGCTGGCTGGTGCAGGGCGGCCAGGAACGGGACCTCAAGCGGTTGATGGGCTGGAAGTCCGACTCGATGCTCGAGCGGTACGGCAGCTCGGCCGCCGACGAACGTGCCCGCGCTGCGTTCAAGCGGATGCGCCTCGGCGACCGGCTGTGA